One window of Paenibacillus sp. FSL K6-3182 genomic DNA carries:
- a CDS encoding N-acetylmuramoyl-L-alanine amidase: protein MANYTINHIPPSTPNNRRPGHLLLPQSITIHNTGNPTSSARNERAWLTNPTNTRTASYHLVVDEHEVIECLPLNENAWHAGDGSGAASGNRTSISIEICESGDYEKTLSNTCELVAKLLKQYGWGVERLRRHYDWSGKICPRLMYDNGKWTGWDHFKQKVLEKMKRPTDNRKSDLNLSEAEQRLLINTLGQFTDQKLLQDTKWREKAEQGTLTLSELAWLNTMILSRK from the coding sequence ATGGCTAATTATACAATCAACCACATCCCCCCATCCACCCCCAACAATCGCCGCCCCGGCCATTTGCTTTTGCCGCAATCTATCACAATTCACAACACTGGCAACCCTACCAGCTCAGCGAGAAATGAAAGAGCGTGGCTTACGAACCCGACCAATACCCGAACCGCATCCTATCATCTTGTTGTGGACGAGCATGAGGTCATTGAGTGTTTGCCGCTGAATGAGAATGCGTGGCACGCGGGTGACGGAAGCGGCGCTGCAAGCGGGAATCGAACATCGATAAGCATTGAGATTTGTGAGAGTGGAGACTATGAAAAAACACTTTCCAATACTTGCGAATTAGTAGCAAAGCTACTGAAGCAGTACGGCTGGGGAGTGGAGCGACTTCGTCGCCATTACGATTGGAGCGGGAAGATTTGCCCAAGATTGATGTACGATAATGGCAAGTGGACAGGATGGGACCATTTCAAACAGAAGGTACTGGAGAAAATGAAACGGCCAACCGACAATCGAAAATCAGATCTTAATCTATCAGAAGCAGAACAAAGGCTTTTAATTAACACCCTCGGACAATTTACGGATCAAAAGCTTCTACAAGACACCAAATGGAGGGAGAAAGCGGAGCAAGGTACGTTAACGCTCTCGGAGCTGGCATGGCTGAATACAATGATCCTATCGCGAAAATAA
- a CDS encoding putative phage tail protein — translation MSYSLALFGEQTYGEDRDDGEEALHTEIDLMKYLPPYYYEIVEMLAIQSKLGGELGEQAEAIETSFDQYFVHSATWGLTRWENVLGLKSDSSLPDARRRESIFAKLRGAGTTTKVKIIQTAIAFSGGEVNVVEYPAESRFEVVFVGTKGIPPNMAGFIQMLEDIKPAHLAFSLKYTYTVWNQIGTMTWNQARIKTWSELRVYEGV, via the coding sequence TTGTCCTATAGTCTAGCTTTATTTGGCGAACAGACGTATGGGGAAGATAGGGACGACGGGGAGGAGGCTCTCCATACGGAAATAGATCTCATGAAATATTTGCCTCCCTATTATTATGAAATCGTAGAAATGCTAGCTATTCAATCAAAGCTTGGCGGCGAACTAGGGGAGCAGGCTGAGGCGATTGAAACGTCATTTGATCAATATTTTGTACATTCGGCTACATGGGGACTGACGCGCTGGGAAAATGTGCTTGGACTGAAAAGCGACTCCTCTTTACCGGATGCTCGACGACGCGAGAGTATTTTTGCCAAGCTGCGCGGAGCTGGTACGACGACTAAAGTTAAAATTATCCAAACAGCTATCGCTTTCTCTGGCGGTGAGGTAAATGTAGTTGAATATCCGGCAGAGAGCCGTTTCGAGGTCGTATTTGTCGGGACGAAGGGGATTCCGCCCAATATGGCTGGCTTTATCCAAATGCTAGAGGATATTAAGCCCGCTCATTTAGCTTTTTCTTTGAAATACACCTATACAGTGTGGAATCAGATAGGAACGATGACATGGAATCAAGCGCGAATCAAGACATGGAGTGAATTAAGAGTTTACGAGGGAGTGTGA
- a CDS encoding PH domain-containing protein — MGFLDALMGNASEVNPDEAQREFGNLLSRSENVERAYKLIRDMFIFTNKRLIIIDKQGITGKKIDFHSYPYKSITHFSIETAGNYDLDAELKIWISGSVTPIQKTFNKNLNIYDLQKVLAEYVLK, encoded by the coding sequence ATGGGCTTTTTGGACGCATTAATGGGGAACGCCTCTGAAGTAAATCCTGATGAGGCGCAAAGAGAATTTGGCAACTTGCTCAGTAGATCGGAGAATGTAGAAAGAGCGTACAAGCTGATTCGCGACATGTTCATTTTTACGAACAAACGCCTCATCATCATTGATAAACAAGGAATAACCGGCAAAAAAATCGATTTCCATTCTTATCCTTACAAAAGCATTACTCATTTCAGCATCGAAACAGCCGGAAACTATGATCTGGATGCCGAGCTGAAGATTTGGATATCAGGCAGCGTCACGCCCATCCAAAAAACATTCAACAAAAACCTGAACATCTACGATCTCCAGAAGGTTTTAGCTGAATATGTCTTAAAATAA
- a CDS encoding DUF2793 domain-containing protein — MSQTIQIKRGTKAELTAFGALLAGEMGFCTDTKEVYVGDGTTNSMVGRALSGTEAARPAAAAMGRLYYVSSGTNNGYLYADDGTAWRRINAQKLTDLTGTLDDISEGATYAKVLKANVTSGNVNKVSDGVNVKTAAEIKTHLDDPTKHRLINDAGLAITDLWSAQKIRNEIELAKHNIEPQASVKDKDLVTPPASPVLSDRYLIPAGATGVWASQVNKIAEWNGIAWDLYTPQVGWTCYIDDEQKIFSWNGTAWVRTGGALQTITAGSGLTGGGQADTVTLSVGAGNGIAVAGAAVSAKAGKGVLVNATGIEANIDADSIVYDAANGNRLRVAVIDGGTF, encoded by the coding sequence ATGTCGCAGACGATTCAGATCAAGCGTGGAACAAAAGCAGAGCTAACTGCATTCGGTGCTTTATTGGCTGGCGAAATGGGATTTTGCACAGATACGAAGGAAGTTTATGTCGGTGATGGGACAACAAATAGCATGGTAGGACGCGCGTTATCCGGCACAGAAGCAGCTAGACCAGCTGCAGCAGCCATGGGTAGGTTGTATTACGTGAGCAGCGGTACAAACAATGGATATTTGTATGCTGATGACGGTACCGCATGGAGAAGAATCAATGCGCAGAAGCTTACCGATTTGACAGGTACGCTGGATGACATTTCAGAAGGTGCCACCTATGCAAAGGTGCTAAAAGCTAACGTTACCAGCGGCAATGTAAACAAGGTGTCCGACGGTGTGAACGTGAAAACAGCAGCTGAGATTAAGACGCACCTGGACGATCCAACCAAGCACAGGCTTATTAATGATGCGGGTTTAGCGATCACCGATTTGTGGTCAGCGCAAAAGATTAGAAATGAAATTGAGCTGGCGAAGCATAACATCGAGCCGCAAGCTTCGGTTAAGGATAAGGACTTAGTGACCCCGCCAGCTTCGCCTGTCTTATCGGATCGTTACTTGATTCCTGCAGGCGCAACGGGCGTGTGGGCTTCACAAGTCAACAAAATTGCCGAGTGGAACGGTATAGCTTGGGATTTATACACGCCGCAAGTAGGATGGACATGCTACATCGATGATGAGCAGAAGATTTTTAGCTGGAACGGTACCGCATGGGTACGAACTGGCGGTGCGCTTCAGACGATTACAGCTGGCAGCGGTCTTACTGGCGGAGGGCAGGCCGATACTGTCACCCTTAGCGTTGGAGCGGGGAACGGGATTGCGGTTGCAGGTGCAGCAGTTAGCGCAAAAGCTGGCAAAGGTGTGCTCGTTAATGCGACAGGCATAGAAGCGAATATTGATGCAGACAGCATCGTTTATGATGCTGCGAATGGCAATCGCTTAAGGGTTGCCGTTATTGATGGCGGTACGTTCTAA
- a CDS encoding LamG-like jellyroll fold domain-containing protein — protein sequence MNKTIKKAFVSTLAAVTLITASGGFVPLSQTAFAAVVNADLHAKFSFENNAADSSTNTLSADIVGTPTYVPGRIGQALSLSSTSANKQYVNLGKPSQLQFGVDKSFSFSFWVKSSGVDSDPSILSNKDWNSGANVGYNLSLQSDKRLRWNFNTAGGTRIDADIPNVANGSWHHIVISHDRTVGRVDFYKDGVPVAVSTSNGTKFNNIASAISITGRTGTIDSGLSTMLGNDGTGKYSAALEAQLDEVLILNRAITPEEVTEIFNSAPPIVVSDKFNGTLKFVGATATTPGTEFRQMLDLRTPSMTTAIDSASVEIAYDSSKFTFSRATKATKVDTSTPGIVKLELPAGSVYNKTNPLEFASSTLSDVYFFAKDASGQGTIQVTSAEFFVGGNKYVKETLNTPAQTVQINTKASEDINKDSHITIGDVALAQGKSVQELSNIADKVKYMPYKRVVVIGIDGAGMSVSKDAPYWETPSSVKETVGDRLNLPALRGIIEKGAASYSVTTTLPTVSSPNWGAMLNGVDYSKHQIDNTISANNSYSETSPYPSVFKKLREQFPETKLAAFTTWSNIINGHIEPSLGAEGYSAGDKANVNAFAKYAADGRAYDASLIFFQLDDVDGVGHSLGFYTKDYYAKLMETDNLVKTIYDSLGSKNLLDDTLILMTADHGGGTENADHTLGSATAHGQDSPLAKTVFIAANGRTIATDVGKEKLLQGGTTKDIAATILAALEVDSPIGDSKTIDGMFVPQKDQNKPDAPNLQLTKIVDTTSKQLKGYELAVSHLNTDAKALDIELETGDLTVQSIKPLQAGVTVLRNESANGKTRIVLTADSAISPDQPIVRLVTQSQNNGASAVLHQAMIASGQGKESLPNFTASVKEEGTETSGPTAVLEGKTSVVSGSTFTIKLGLNDVSDNVYAQDISFNYDPNAFEYVASRSLLEKVQIVNTIHDEKGKIRLILASEGVENAVTGSKQVVELTFKAKETQTVTTGKVTADSILISNGETEVNAAPFTLNIQVTPKETTNPADQNQDGKVSISDLALIVIHYGKREGSADWELIKQADVNKDGVIDLLDLILVARSIVE from the coding sequence ATGAATAAGACGATAAAAAAAGCATTTGTATCCACGCTTGCTGCCGTTACATTAATTACCGCATCAGGAGGATTTGTTCCGCTCAGCCAAACCGCTTTTGCAGCTGTTGTGAATGCCGACCTGCATGCAAAGTTCAGCTTTGAGAACAATGCCGCTGATAGTTCCACAAACACTCTCTCGGCTGACATCGTCGGCACTCCAACTTACGTTCCCGGAAGAATCGGACAAGCCCTTTCTTTAAGTTCAACTAGTGCCAATAAACAATACGTAAATCTAGGCAAGCCATCACAGCTCCAATTCGGAGTCGATAAAAGCTTCAGCTTCTCCTTCTGGGTGAAGTCCTCCGGCGTAGATTCCGATCCTTCCATTCTATCCAACAAAGACTGGAACAGCGGTGCTAATGTTGGCTACAACCTTTCTCTTCAATCCGATAAAAGGCTAAGATGGAATTTCAACACGGCAGGCGGAACACGTATAGATGCTGATATTCCAAACGTCGCTAATGGGAGCTGGCACCATATCGTTATCTCGCATGACCGTACCGTCGGACGCGTAGATTTTTATAAAGATGGCGTGCCTGTTGCAGTCTCTACTTCAAACGGGACCAAATTCAATAATATCGCAAGCGCAATTAGCATTACTGGTCGCACAGGAACGATCGATTCTGGTCTATCCACAATGCTCGGCAATGATGGCACTGGCAAATATTCTGCAGCTTTGGAAGCGCAGCTCGATGAGGTTCTCATTTTGAATCGTGCGATCACCCCTGAAGAGGTTACAGAAATTTTCAATAGTGCTCCGCCCATAGTAGTCAGCGATAAATTCAATGGCACGCTAAAATTCGTAGGTGCAACAGCCACAACTCCTGGCACAGAATTTAGGCAGATGCTCGACCTGCGCACCCCTTCCATGACAACCGCGATCGACAGCGCGAGCGTAGAAATTGCCTATGACAGCAGCAAATTCACATTCTCACGTGCAACGAAAGCAACGAAAGTAGACACTTCAACACCAGGCATCGTTAAGCTGGAACTCCCAGCTGGAAGTGTATATAACAAAACCAACCCTTTAGAATTCGCGTCATCTACACTGTCTGATGTTTACTTTTTTGCGAAGGATGCAAGTGGACAAGGCACGATTCAAGTGACCTCTGCTGAATTTTTCGTAGGCGGTAATAAATATGTGAAGGAAACGTTGAACACGCCTGCGCAAACTGTTCAGATTAATACAAAAGCATCTGAGGATATTAACAAAGACAGTCATATTACGATTGGTGATGTTGCCTTGGCTCAAGGGAAGTCCGTTCAAGAACTATCCAATATTGCTGATAAAGTAAAATATATGCCTTACAAACGAGTTGTCGTTATCGGCATTGACGGTGCCGGCATGTCGGTATCGAAGGATGCGCCATACTGGGAAACGCCAAGCTCTGTGAAGGAAACGGTAGGCGACCGATTAAATCTGCCCGCACTGCGCGGTATTATCGAGAAAGGTGCTGCTAGTTATTCCGTAACAACGACGCTGCCTACGGTTTCATCTCCTAACTGGGGTGCCATGTTAAATGGTGTGGATTACAGCAAGCATCAAATTGACAATACGATTAGCGCAAATAATTCCTATAGTGAAACATCGCCTTACCCGTCCGTCTTCAAAAAATTGCGCGAACAATTCCCGGAGACTAAGCTCGCTGCCTTTACAACTTGGTCCAACATCATTAATGGACATATTGAACCGTCCCTTGGTGCCGAAGGATATTCTGCGGGCGATAAAGCAAACGTCAATGCTTTTGCAAAATATGCGGCAGACGGCAGAGCATACGATGCATCCCTTATTTTCTTCCAATTGGATGATGTGGACGGTGTCGGACACTCGCTCGGTTTCTATACGAAGGATTATTACGCAAAACTCATGGAAACAGATAACCTTGTAAAAACGATCTATGACTCGCTCGGCAGCAAAAACCTGCTGGACGATACGCTTATTCTAATGACAGCCGATCATGGCGGCGGCACAGAAAACGCAGACCATACGCTCGGCAGCGCTACTGCCCATGGACAAGATTCGCCGCTTGCCAAAACGGTATTTATCGCAGCAAACGGAAGAACAATTGCAACGGATGTAGGCAAGGAGAAGCTTTTGCAAGGAGGAACAACGAAGGATATCGCTGCAACGATATTAGCTGCACTGGAGGTCGATTCACCGATTGGCGATTCCAAGACGATTGATGGCATGTTCGTCCCTCAGAAGGATCAGAACAAACCGGATGCTCCGAATCTTCAGTTAACCAAAATTGTTGACACCACTTCTAAACAATTAAAAGGTTATGAGCTCGCCGTTAGTCATCTGAACACTGATGCTAAAGCCTTGGATATCGAATTAGAGACTGGCGATCTAACGGTCCAATCGATTAAGCCGCTTCAAGCTGGTGTTACCGTATTACGAAATGAAAGTGCCAATGGAAAAACAAGAATCGTCCTCACAGCAGATTCCGCCATCTCGCCGGATCAGCCTATTGTACGGTTAGTAACGCAGTCCCAAAATAACGGTGCATCTGCGGTGCTTCATCAAGCGATGATCGCAAGTGGACAAGGAAAAGAGTCATTGCCTAACTTCACCGCTTCCGTTAAAGAAGAAGGGACAGAAACATCCGGTCCAACTGCTGTATTGGAAGGAAAAACGTCTGTCGTATCCGGTTCAACCTTTACGATTAAGCTAGGCTTGAATGATGTTTCGGACAACGTCTATGCACAAGATATCTCATTTAACTATGACCCGAATGCATTTGAATATGTAGCTAGCCGTTCACTTCTTGAAAAGGTTCAAATTGTGAATACCATCCATGATGAGAAAGGCAAAATCCGACTCATTCTTGCTAGTGAAGGGGTAGAAAATGCGGTTACCGGCAGTAAACAGGTTGTGGAGCTTACTTTTAAAGCAAAAGAAACACAAACGGTTACTACAGGTAAAGTGACTGCGGATTCGATCTTAATTTCAAACGGCGAAACGGAAGTTAATGCTGCTCCATTCACCTTGAATATCCAAGTAACGCCAAAAGAAACGACAAACCCTGCCGATCAAAACCAAGATGGCAAAGTCAGCATTTCGGATTTGGCCCTCATCGTTATTCATTACGGCAAACGCGAAGGCTCAGCGGATTGGGAACTAATTAAACAAGCTGACGTTAACAAAGACGGTGTCATCGATCTATTAGATCTTATTCTCGTCGCTCGCTCCATTGTAGAATAA
- a CDS encoding pyocin knob domain-containing protein, with protein MQTTGNLGLKKPEGTDVVDIADLNGNADILDTAVSNKVDKVAGKQLSTEDYTTAEKTKLAGIAAGANAYVHPATHPASVITQDASNRFVTDAEKTAWNAKASTAVATTSAAGLQSAADKVKLDGIAAGANNYTHPVNHPPSVITQDASNRFVTDAEKAAWNAKAGTASPSFTGTPLTTTPPDEAATKQIATAEFVYNMARFSSAPAVNSNPNLLLKNGKYDLSSNHANMPSGCSGRVYIEVTGYFDGTYTAQTAYDFNNNKIWTRRQTASTWSAWTLISNETMTLQSGSNLNNVNTNGSYFINKPTSGPVPGVEDYFVTVTTLDVNWTMQTAYDFKSNRIWTRRKVITAWGAWTLVSNETIINVYDANLMLDNGNYYTYTNVNMPTTHLGWTVNVVNVGDAGHIRQTAYALGSTITYTRIKTPSGWGSWTELLTFDSKPYVAGSYTGDGTVTRDILLPFTPTAVLIIPNNSTLFSALGTSSASGGLAVTGSIVSSGNANEIVIGAMKFIITHDRSLAAYSSSGTNTTGKIYNYIAFK; from the coding sequence ATGCAAACGACAGGGAATTTAGGATTAAAAAAACCGGAAGGAACAGATGTTGTCGATATTGCGGATTTGAATGGGAATGCGGATATATTGGATACTGCGGTTAGCAATAAGGTAGATAAAGTGGCTGGGAAGCAGCTATCTACAGAGGACTATACGACAGCGGAGAAAACGAAGCTGGCAGGCATTGCTGCTGGGGCCAATGCATATGTGCATCCGGCTACTCATCCTGCATCCGTTATTACTCAGGATGCAAGCAACAGATTTGTAACAGATGCTGAGAAAACGGCTTGGAACGCTAAGGCGAGCACGGCTGTAGCCACCACTTCCGCAGCTGGTCTTCAGTCTGCGGCTGATAAGGTGAAGCTGGATGGGATTGCGGCGGGGGCGAATAATTACACTCATCCAGTTAATCATCCACCGTCTGTTATTACTCAAGATGCAAGTAATCGTTTTGTTACAGATGCGGAGAAAGCTGCTTGGAATGCAAAAGCTGGAACAGCTTCCCCATCTTTTACTGGTACACCGTTAACAACAACCCCACCTGATGAAGCTGCTACAAAACAGATCGCAACTGCAGAGTTTGTATACAATATGGCTCGATTCTCATCAGCGCCAGCAGTAAACTCCAATCCTAACTTGCTTCTGAAAAATGGGAAGTATGACCTTAGTAGTAATCATGCAAATATGCCATCTGGATGTAGTGGTCGTGTTTATATTGAAGTAACCGGTTATTTTGACGGGACGTACACCGCGCAAACGGCATATGACTTTAACAATAATAAGATTTGGACAAGACGTCAGACTGCGAGCACATGGTCGGCGTGGACACTGATAAGTAATGAAACAATGACACTCCAGTCCGGTAGTAATCTTAACAATGTAAACACCAACGGGTCGTACTTTATTAACAAGCCAACGTCGGGACCTGTACCGGGTGTAGAAGATTATTTCGTGACGGTGACTACATTAGACGTCAATTGGACTATGCAGACAGCTTATGATTTTAAATCCAATCGTATTTGGACCAGAAGGAAAGTAATAACTGCATGGGGAGCGTGGACACTGGTAAGTAACGAAACAATAATAAACGTTTATGATGCTAATCTTATGTTGGATAACGGAAATTATTACACCTATACGAATGTCAACATGCCTACAACTCATCTTGGTTGGACAGTGAATGTTGTTAATGTAGGCGATGCAGGACATATAAGACAAACTGCGTATGCACTTGGTAGCACAATCACGTATACAAGAATTAAAACTCCCTCAGGATGGGGCTCTTGGACTGAATTACTCACTTTCGATAGCAAACCTTATGTTGCTGGTTCCTATACAGGGGATGGTACGGTAACAAGAGATATTTTACTACCTTTTACACCAACTGCAGTTTTGATAATACCTAATAACTCAACACTTTTTTCAGCGTTGGGAACTTCATCAGCATCTGGTGGGCTGGCTGTGACTGGTTCAATTGTTAGCTCAGGTAATGCAAATGAAATTGTAATTGGGGCAATGAAGTTTATCATAACCCATGATAGGTCACTCGCTGCTTACTCATCAAGTGGCACAAATACGACTGGGAAAATTTATAATTATATAGCTTTCAAATAA
- a CDS encoding phage holin family protein, translating into MYKQILSQYLSEGKLTAAAVGAFFAPVIDSIYGGGRLIPIALLIAVIVLDWITGIAASHKDKTYSSEYGMFGVLRTLFLLALPVLAKLLDSMLSMPGLFFYAITLGIIYHTWQSLTANAYRAGWEKWIPKSVIEHIDSELKAKVERATKRGSSPDTINNSDHTDLSTDNESTTNKRKSNNG; encoded by the coding sequence ATGTACAAACAAATCCTATCCCAATATCTATCAGAAGGAAAGCTCACCGCAGCCGCGGTGGGCGCTTTTTTTGCCCCTGTGATTGATTCTATCTATGGAGGAGGTCGATTAATTCCAATTGCGCTTCTAATAGCAGTTATCGTGCTAGATTGGATAACAGGCATTGCCGCTTCACATAAAGACAAGACATACTCCTCCGAGTATGGGATGTTTGGGGTACTTCGTACCCTTTTTCTTTTGGCATTACCCGTCCTAGCCAAGCTGCTGGACTCTATGCTCAGTATGCCGGGGCTGTTCTTTTACGCCATTACGCTAGGCATCATTTATCACACATGGCAGTCTTTGACTGCCAACGCCTACAGAGCGGGCTGGGAGAAGTGGATTCCTAAATCGGTCATCGAGCATATTGATAGTGAGCTGAAAGCGAAGGTAGAGCGAGCGACAAAGCGAGGCAGCAGCCCAGATACTATTAACAATTCTGATCATACTGATCTATCTACCGATAACGAATCTACTACGAATAAAAGGAAGTCCAACAATGGCTAA
- a CDS encoding sporulation protein YjcZ, whose product MSYGVAGANVGPGNCAPYPVAGVGVGCGGGGFSSIGFILVLFILLVIISRSWL is encoded by the coding sequence ATGAGCTATGGAGTAGCAGGTGCTAATGTAGGTCCTGGAAACTGCGCACCTTACCCAGTTGCAGGAGTAGGCGTAGGCTGCGGCGGTGGCGGATTCTCAAGTATTGGATTTATTCTTGTCCTTTTTATCCTTCTTGTCATCATTTCTCGTTCTTGGCTGTAA
- a CDS encoding tail fiber protein, translating to MPRKVLIQLRRGLETSIGLLEVGELGYCTDTQKLYIGTAGGNIVLAAAQATGDMLKSIYDTNNNGKIDSAEAADSAPWAGISGKPVSFAPAAHAHAAADITSGTVAVARLPAASVTAAGVVQLSNAVNSTSVVQAATANAVKLAYDLASGKLGPGVTWNQLKGV from the coding sequence ATGCCAAGAAAAGTACTCATTCAATTGAGGCGAGGTTTAGAAACGAGCATTGGGCTGCTTGAAGTCGGTGAACTAGGGTACTGCACAGATACCCAGAAGCTGTACATTGGTACAGCCGGCGGGAATATTGTGCTTGCTGCAGCGCAGGCGACGGGCGACATGCTGAAAAGCATTTACGATACGAACAACAACGGAAAGATCGATAGTGCAGAAGCAGCGGACAGCGCGCCTTGGGCTGGTATTAGCGGCAAACCTGTAAGTTTCGCCCCGGCTGCGCATGCTCACGCGGCTGCAGATATTACCTCGGGTACCGTTGCCGTGGCCAGATTGCCTGCTGCGTCGGTAACTGCTGCTGGCGTTGTTCAATTAAGCAATGCGGTTAACAGCACGAGTGTTGTACAAGCGGCGACGGCCAATGCGGTGAAACTCGCTTATGATCTAGCCAGCGGAAAGCTTGGACCGGGAGTAACCTGGAATCAGCTAAAGGGGGTGTAG
- a CDS encoding HAD family hydrolase has translation MTTIIFDLDNTLIWDEKSTDEALEATCEAAEQALGLQIGLLKQSIIQSAHSVFRELECYAYLANIEVTAMEAMWARFDDGEAAELQLMKEEAPAFRKNVWERGLQELGIHDEDLAVKLAEQFPTERRKRPYVYEETFEVLEALSAKYTLMLLTNGTPDLQKEKLYGINGLSDYFPHIVISGEVGCGKPAPQIFEHTMNLAGLKPEQCLMVGDNLFTDILGASRTGIASAWLNRSRQQLPEGAARPTFEIQSLRDIEALLPL, from the coding sequence ATGACAACGATTATTTTCGATTTAGACAACACGCTGATTTGGGATGAGAAAAGTACAGACGAGGCACTCGAAGCAACATGCGAAGCAGCCGAGCAAGCATTGGGTTTACAAATAGGACTTTTAAAGCAATCTATCATTCAATCTGCTCATTCTGTTTTTCGTGAATTGGAATGTTACGCTTACTTAGCGAATATTGAAGTAACTGCGATGGAAGCGATGTGGGCCCGGTTTGATGATGGAGAAGCAGCAGAGCTGCAATTAATGAAAGAGGAAGCACCTGCTTTCCGTAAAAACGTTTGGGAGAGAGGACTACAAGAGCTCGGCATCCACGATGAAGACCTTGCAGTCAAGCTTGCTGAACAGTTTCCAACCGAGCGGCGCAAGCGCCCTTATGTATATGAAGAAACATTTGAGGTGCTCGAAGCATTATCTGCAAAATACACGCTTATGCTGCTGACCAATGGAACACCTGATTTACAGAAAGAGAAGCTCTATGGCATCAACGGATTATCCGATTATTTTCCCCATATCGTTATTTCGGGAGAAGTCGGCTGCGGCAAGCCGGCTCCGCAAATTTTCGAGCACACGATGAATCTCGCGGGGCTAAAACCTGAGCAATGTCTAATGGTAGGAGATAATTTGTTTACCGACATTTTGGGGGCGAGCCGAACCGGTATAGCAAGCGCCTGGCTAAATCGATCGAGACAGCAGCTGCCAGAAGGTGCCGCACGTCCAACTTTTGAAATACAATCCTTGAGAGATATTGAAGCGCTGCTTCCTCTATAA
- a CDS encoding phosphoglucomutase has protein sequence MRYPAEVDQFTVKLNKKEGSELYVIEEQLAVLGGVFEGDLAHDDIRKDSIQVYTGPGLSGEKIQNYFLTVPAETPWRLRIKLFAQAEAVFVTYETPGDRVEAADINDLQVSISATQLEVERYKKSGSIDGGSFLRRN, from the coding sequence ATGCGATATCCTGCGGAGGTAGATCAATTTACGGTGAAGCTGAACAAAAAGGAAGGCAGCGAGCTGTACGTTATAGAAGAGCAGCTTGCCGTTCTTGGAGGGGTATTTGAGGGAGACCTTGCACATGATGACATACGCAAGGACAGCATTCAGGTCTATACAGGACCCGGCTTATCGGGTGAGAAGATACAAAATTATTTTCTGACTGTACCGGCTGAGACGCCTTGGAGGCTCCGAATTAAGCTTTTTGCGCAAGCTGAAGCTGTTTTTGTTACCTACGAAACACCAGGCGATCGGGTGGAAGCAGCAGATATTAATGATTTGCAGGTGAGTATTTCTGCAACGCAATTAGAAGTGGAAAGATACAAGAAAAGCGGAAGTATCGATGGCGGATCATTTTTGAGGAGGAATTAA